The proteins below come from a single Miscanthus floridulus cultivar M001 chromosome 1, ASM1932011v1, whole genome shotgun sequence genomic window:
- the LOC136471466 gene encoding dof zinc finger protein MNB1A-like, translated as MAGQVMEAQAARLQPPITMAPFAPLPHNTCKHDVHHHLITTTATTMAATSGSGTNNNNTGTTGGAAADMAAYLQQLHDATAAAEAANKSNSSCGTGGAALGEQCPRCASHDTKFCYYNNYNTSQPRHFCRACRRYWTLGGSLRNVPIGGSTRKRPRLAHINHHHHQQHASRRAPAAHAFGLGLPPPMMMPPLPSSSSQGQGGGPLGSLFALGAAWPLLEGRGAGSSSFDFDLGLGLPTTGPLHLGAGAGEAVAVQMQGLGLRGGGGSAAGSSSSFIWPAGLLMDNDSVATWKMPPGAGAGSVWPDFSSPAAAAAPQTGGMLHGGGHLM; from the coding sequence ATGGCAGGCCAAGTAATGGAAGCGCAGGCGGCGCGGCTGCAGCCTCCCATCACCATGGCGCCGTTCGCGCCACTGCCGCACAACACCTGCAAGCACGACGtccaccaccacctcatcacCACGACCGCGACGACGATGGCCGCCACTTCCGGCAGCGGCACCAACAACAATAACACCGGCACCACGGGTGGCGCGGCGGCCGACATGGCCGCCTACCTCCAGCAGCTGCATGACGCCACGGCCGCCGCCGAGGCGGCCAATAAGAGCAACAGCAGCTGCGGGACCGGCGGCGCGGCGCTCGGGGAGCAGTGCCCGCGGTGCGCGTCGCACGACACCAAGTTCTGCTACTACAACAACTACAACACGTCGCAGCCGCGGCACTTCTGCCGCGCCTGCCGCCGCTACTGGACGCTGGGCGGCTCCCTCCGCAACGTCCCCATCGGCGGATCCACGCGCAAGCGCCCGCGCCTGGCGCacatcaaccaccaccaccaccagcagcacgCCAGCAGGCGCGCTCCGGCGGCGCACGCCTTCGGCCTCGGCCTCCCGCCGCCGATGATGATGCCTCCcctgccgtcgtcgtcgtcgcaggGACAGGGTGGCGGTCCCCTTGGCTCGCTGTTCGCGCTCGGCGCCGCGTGGCCGCTGCTGGAAGGCCGCGGCGCAGGGTCGTCGTCGTTCGACTTCGACCTCGGGCTCGGGCTCCCGACAACCGGGCCCTTACACCTGGGCGCGGGCGCCGGCGAGGCGGTGGCCGTGCAAATGCAAGGCCTCGGGCTCAGGGGAGGTGGTGGCTCCGCAGCCGGGTCGTCGTCGTCCTTCATCTGGCCCGCGGGGCTGCTGATGGACAACGACAGCGTGGCCACGTGGAAGATGCCACCAGGCGCCGGTGCGGGTTCAGTGTGGCCGGACTTCTcttctccggcggcggcggcggcgccacaaACCGGCGGGATGCTACATGGCGGGGGCCACCTGATGTGA